One Bombus pyrosoma isolate SC7728 linkage group LG9, ASM1482585v1, whole genome shotgun sequence genomic window carries:
- the LOC122570996 gene encoding acetylcholine receptor subunit alpha-L1 isoform X2, with translation MILQAIILILSARICYSNPDAKRLYDDLLSNYNRLIRPVSNNNDTVVVKLGLRLSQLIDLNLKDQILTTNVWLEHEWQDHKFQWDPAEYGGVTELYVPSEHIWLPDIVLYNNADGEYGVTTMTKAILHYTGKVLWTPPAIFKSSCEIDVRYFPFDQQTCFMKFGSWTYDGIQIDLKHINQNTGDKVEVGIDLREYYPSVEWDILGVPAERHKKYYPCCDEPYPDIFFNITLRRKTLFYTVNLIVPCVSISYLSVLAFYLPADSGEKIALCINILLSQTMFFLLISEIIPSTSLALPLLGKYLLFTMILVGLSVVITIIILNVHYRKPSTHKMAPWVRKIFIRRLPKLLLMRVPDDLLNDLAAHKIHGRGKSGKKSKFNAAVAAAVQSSSIVSSPDSARHQRIGGCNGLHTTSAHNRFLGGIGGYNGLPTVMSGLDESLSDVTPRKKYPFELEKALHNVMFIQHHIQRQDEFNAEDQDWGFVAMVLDRLFLWIFTIASIVGTFIILCEAPALRDNTKPIDMEYSSVAQQQFLPHGDLLETLV, from the exons ATGATACTGCAGGCAATCATCTTGATCCTCTCTGCAAGGATATGCTACAGCAATCCCGATGCAAAAAGGCTGTACGACGATTTGCTGTCGAATTACAATCGACTAATTCGCCCCGTTTCTAATAACAATGACACCGTAGTCGTTAAACTAGGACTTCGTCTGTCCCAACTCATAGATCTC aatttGAAGGATCAAATTCTCACGACGAACGTTTGGCTCGAACAC GAATGGCAAGACCACAAATTCCAGTGGGATCCAGCAGAATACGGAGGTGTCACTGAACTCTATGTACCTAGCGAGCACATATGGCTTCCGGACATTGTACTTTACAACAA TGCGGACGGAGAGTACGGCGTGACTACGATGACAAAAGCTATTCTTCATTACACTGGGAAAGTCCTTTGGACACCTCCAGCAATTTTTAAATCCTCCTGCGAGATAGACGTCCGATACTTTCCATTCGATCAGCAAACTTGCTTCATGAAATTCGGTTCATGGACCTATGACGGTATCCAG ATCGACTTGAAACACATTAATCAAAACACGGGAGACAAAGTCGAAGTTGGCATCGATCTTCGCGAGTATTACCCCAGCGTCGAATGGGATATATTGGGAGTTCCAGCGGAACGACACAAGAAGTATTATCCCTGCTGCGACGAACCCTATCCtgacattttctttaatatcacTCTACGTCGAAAAACGCTGTTCTATACGGTGAATCTAATCGTGCCCTGCGTAAGCATCTCTTACTTGTCGGTGCTCGCATTTTACCTGCCTGCCGACTCTGGCGAAAAAATCGCCCTCTGCATTAATATTCTCCTATCGCAGACAATGTTTTTCCTCTTGATATCAGAAATCATACCATCCACGTCGCTAGCGCTACCGTTGTTAGGCAAATACTTACTTTTTACGATGATTCTAGTCGGTCTTTCGGTAGTTATAACGATCATTATACTAAACGTTCACTATCGTAAACCGAGCACTCATAAAATGGCACCGTGGGTGAGGAAGATTTTCATAAGAAGATTACCGAAACTCCTTTTAATGAGAGTACCCGATGATCTTCTCAACGATCTTGCCGCGCATAAAATACACGGCAGAGGAAAATCCGGTAAGAAAAGCAAATTCAACGCTGCGGTAGCGGCTGCCGTGCAATCTTCTTCAATAGTCTCTTCACCGGATTCCGCTCGCCACCAACGGATCGGCG GATGTAATGGATTGCATACAACGTCTGCGCATAACAGATTTCTTGGTGGTATCGGTGGGTATAATGGACTTCCTACGGTGATGTCCGGATTGGATGAGTCTCTGAGCGACGTAACTCCTAGGAAGAAGTATCCTTTCGAACTTGAGAAAGCTTTGCACAATGTGATGTTCATTCAACATCACATACAACGGCAAGACGAGTTTAATGcg GAAGATCAGGACTGGGGTTTCGTAGCAATGGTTCTTGATAGACTTTTTCTGTGGATCTTCACAATAGCTTCGATCGTTGGCACGTTTATTATTCTTTGCGAGGCCCCAGCACTTCGTGACAACACCAAACCAATCGACATGGAGTATTCTTCTGTGGCTCAACAACAATTTCTTCCTCATGGTGATTTGTTAGAAACTCTCGTATAG
- the LOC122570996 gene encoding acetylcholine receptor subunit alpha-L1 isoform X3 — protein MILQAIILILSARICYSNPDAKRLYDDLLSNYNRLIRPVSNNNDTVVVKLGLRLSQLIDLNLKDQILTTNVWLEHEWQDHKFQWDPAEYGGVTELYVPSEHIWLPDIVLYNNADGEYGVTTMTKAILHYTGKVLWTPPAIFKSSCEIDVRYFPFDQQTCFMKFGSWTYDGIQIDLKHINQNTGDKVEVGIDLREYYPSVEWDILGVPAERHKKYYPCCDEPYPDIFFNITLRRKTLFYTVNLIVPCVSISYLSVLAFYLPADSGEKIALCINILLSQTMFFLLISEIIPSTSLALPLLGKYLLFTMILVGLSVVITIIILNVHYRKPSTHKMAPWVRKIFIRRLPKLLLMRVPDDLLNDLAAHKIHGRGKSGKKSKFNAAVAAAVQSSSIVSSPDSARHQRIGGRYRCNGLHTTSAHNRFLGGIGGYNGLPTVMSGLDESLSDVTPRKKYPFELEKALHNVMFIQHHIQRQDEFNAEDQDWGFVAMVLDRLFLWIFTIASIVGTFIILCEAPALRDNTKPIDMEYSSVAQQQFLPHGIL, from the exons ATGATACTGCAGGCAATCATCTTGATCCTCTCTGCAAGGATATGCTACAGCAATCCCGATGCAAAAAGGCTGTACGACGATTTGCTGTCGAATTACAATCGACTAATTCGCCCCGTTTCTAATAACAATGACACCGTAGTCGTTAAACTAGGACTTCGTCTGTCCCAACTCATAGATCTC aatttGAAGGATCAAATTCTCACGACGAACGTTTGGCTCGAACAC GAATGGCAAGACCACAAATTCCAGTGGGATCCAGCAGAATACGGAGGTGTCACTGAACTCTATGTACCTAGCGAGCACATATGGCTTCCGGACATTGTACTTTACAACAA TGCGGACGGAGAGTACGGCGTGACTACGATGACAAAAGCTATTCTTCATTACACTGGGAAAGTCCTTTGGACACCTCCAGCAATTTTTAAATCCTCCTGCGAGATAGACGTCCGATACTTTCCATTCGATCAGCAAACTTGCTTCATGAAATTCGGTTCATGGACCTATGACGGTATCCAG ATCGACTTGAAACACATTAATCAAAACACGGGAGACAAAGTCGAAGTTGGCATCGATCTTCGCGAGTATTACCCCAGCGTCGAATGGGATATATTGGGAGTTCCAGCGGAACGACACAAGAAGTATTATCCCTGCTGCGACGAACCCTATCCtgacattttctttaatatcacTCTACGTCGAAAAACGCTGTTCTATACGGTGAATCTAATCGTGCCCTGCGTAAGCATCTCTTACTTGTCGGTGCTCGCATTTTACCTGCCTGCCGACTCTGGCGAAAAAATCGCCCTCTGCATTAATATTCTCCTATCGCAGACAATGTTTTTCCTCTTGATATCAGAAATCATACCATCCACGTCGCTAGCGCTACCGTTGTTAGGCAAATACTTACTTTTTACGATGATTCTAGTCGGTCTTTCGGTAGTTATAACGATCATTATACTAAACGTTCACTATCGTAAACCGAGCACTCATAAAATGGCACCGTGGGTGAGGAAGATTTTCATAAGAAGATTACCGAAACTCCTTTTAATGAGAGTACCCGATGATCTTCTCAACGATCTTGCCGCGCATAAAATACACGGCAGAGGAAAATCCGGTAAGAAAAGCAAATTCAACGCTGCGGTAGCGGCTGCCGTGCAATCTTCTTCAATAGTCTCTTCACCGGATTCCGCTCGCCACCAACGGATCGGCGGTAGATACC GATGTAATGGATTGCATACAACGTCTGCGCATAACAGATTTCTTGGTGGTATCGGTGGGTATAATGGACTTCCTACGGTGATGTCCGGATTGGATGAGTCTCTGAGCGACGTAACTCCTAGGAAGAAGTATCCTTTCGAACTTGAGAAAGCTTTGCACAATGTGATGTTCATTCAACATCACATACAACGGCAAGACGAGTTTAATGcg GAAGATCAGGACTGGGGTTTCGTAGCAATGGTTCTTGATAGACTTTTTCTGTGGATCTTCACAATAGCTTCGATCGTTGGCACGTTTATTATTCTTTGCGAGGCCCCAGCACTTCGTGACAACACCAAACCAATCGACATGGAGTATTCTTCTGTGGCTCAACAACAATTTCTTCCTCATG GAATTTTGTAA
- the LOC122570997 gene encoding lipopolysaccharide-induced tumor necrosis factor-alpha factor homolog has product MEKNIGFASGSTQPSAAPPSAPPSYEEAVENAARISLQPNIPPYPVGSSSMPIPTHNPPPNQTTMPYPPNYSGSSEPPPQSQIPYNANPNTVPPPEFRVVYQPVIFSLTPNPTKTTCPTCHASIKTTTISDHQPSAHLCCIVLCLLGCCLCSCLPYCMSSFMSVHHFCPKCKNYIGTWKG; this is encoded by the exons atggaaaaaaatattggattCGCCAGTGGAAGTACTCAACCCTCGGCTGCTCCACCGTCAGCACCCCCGTCTTATGAGGAAGCTGTTGAAAATGCAGCTCGTATATCTCTCCAACCAAACATTCCACCATATCCAGTAGGATCATCATCTATGCCAATTCCAACTC ATAATCCGCCGCCGAATCAGACAACGATGCCATATCCACCGAATTATTCAGGATCCAGCGAACCTCCGCCGCAATCGCAGATACCGTATAATGCAAATCCGAATACAGTTCCTCCGCCAGAGTTCCGAGTTGTCTATCAGCCAGTGATTTTTTCCCTGACTCCAAATCCAACAAAAACGACTTGCCCAACGTGTCATGCCAGTATTAAAACCACTACGATATCGGATCATCAACCAAGCGCCCATCTCTGCTGTATCGTGCTTTGCTTACTTGG GTGTTGCCTTTGCTCGTGTCTGCCATACTGTATGAGTAGCTTCATGAGTGTTCACCACTTTTGTccgaaatgtaaaaattatattggtaCATGGAAGGGTTGA
- the LOC122570996 gene encoding acetylcholine receptor subunit alpha-L1 isoform X1: protein MILQAIILILSARICYSNPDAKRLYDDLLSNYNRLIRPVSNNNDTVVVKLGLRLSQLIDLNLKDQILTTNVWLEHEWQDHKFQWDPAEYGGVTELYVPSEHIWLPDIVLYNNADGEYGVTTMTKAILHYTGKVLWTPPAIFKSSCEIDVRYFPFDQQTCFMKFGSWTYDGIQIDLKHINQNTGDKVEVGIDLREYYPSVEWDILGVPAERHKKYYPCCDEPYPDIFFNITLRRKTLFYTVNLIVPCVSISYLSVLAFYLPADSGEKIALCINILLSQTMFFLLISEIIPSTSLALPLLGKYLLFTMILVGLSVVITIIILNVHYRKPSTHKMAPWVRKIFIRRLPKLLLMRVPDDLLNDLAAHKIHGRGKSGKKSKFNAAVAAAVQSSSIVSSPDSARHQRIGGRYRCNGLHTTSAHNRFLGGIGGYNGLPTVMSGLDESLSDVTPRKKYPFELEKALHNVMFIQHHIQRQDEFNAEDQDWGFVAMVLDRLFLWIFTIASIVGTFIILCEAPALRDNTKPIDMEYSSVAQQQFLPHGDLLETLV from the exons ATGATACTGCAGGCAATCATCTTGATCCTCTCTGCAAGGATATGCTACAGCAATCCCGATGCAAAAAGGCTGTACGACGATTTGCTGTCGAATTACAATCGACTAATTCGCCCCGTTTCTAATAACAATGACACCGTAGTCGTTAAACTAGGACTTCGTCTGTCCCAACTCATAGATCTC aatttGAAGGATCAAATTCTCACGACGAACGTTTGGCTCGAACAC GAATGGCAAGACCACAAATTCCAGTGGGATCCAGCAGAATACGGAGGTGTCACTGAACTCTATGTACCTAGCGAGCACATATGGCTTCCGGACATTGTACTTTACAACAA TGCGGACGGAGAGTACGGCGTGACTACGATGACAAAAGCTATTCTTCATTACACTGGGAAAGTCCTTTGGACACCTCCAGCAATTTTTAAATCCTCCTGCGAGATAGACGTCCGATACTTTCCATTCGATCAGCAAACTTGCTTCATGAAATTCGGTTCATGGACCTATGACGGTATCCAG ATCGACTTGAAACACATTAATCAAAACACGGGAGACAAAGTCGAAGTTGGCATCGATCTTCGCGAGTATTACCCCAGCGTCGAATGGGATATATTGGGAGTTCCAGCGGAACGACACAAGAAGTATTATCCCTGCTGCGACGAACCCTATCCtgacattttctttaatatcacTCTACGTCGAAAAACGCTGTTCTATACGGTGAATCTAATCGTGCCCTGCGTAAGCATCTCTTACTTGTCGGTGCTCGCATTTTACCTGCCTGCCGACTCTGGCGAAAAAATCGCCCTCTGCATTAATATTCTCCTATCGCAGACAATGTTTTTCCTCTTGATATCAGAAATCATACCATCCACGTCGCTAGCGCTACCGTTGTTAGGCAAATACTTACTTTTTACGATGATTCTAGTCGGTCTTTCGGTAGTTATAACGATCATTATACTAAACGTTCACTATCGTAAACCGAGCACTCATAAAATGGCACCGTGGGTGAGGAAGATTTTCATAAGAAGATTACCGAAACTCCTTTTAATGAGAGTACCCGATGATCTTCTCAACGATCTTGCCGCGCATAAAATACACGGCAGAGGAAAATCCGGTAAGAAAAGCAAATTCAACGCTGCGGTAGCGGCTGCCGTGCAATCTTCTTCAATAGTCTCTTCACCGGATTCCGCTCGCCACCAACGGATCGGCGGTAGATACC GATGTAATGGATTGCATACAACGTCTGCGCATAACAGATTTCTTGGTGGTATCGGTGGGTATAATGGACTTCCTACGGTGATGTCCGGATTGGATGAGTCTCTGAGCGACGTAACTCCTAGGAAGAAGTATCCTTTCGAACTTGAGAAAGCTTTGCACAATGTGATGTTCATTCAACATCACATACAACGGCAAGACGAGTTTAATGcg GAAGATCAGGACTGGGGTTTCGTAGCAATGGTTCTTGATAGACTTTTTCTGTGGATCTTCACAATAGCTTCGATCGTTGGCACGTTTATTATTCTTTGCGAGGCCCCAGCACTTCGTGACAACACCAAACCAATCGACATGGAGTATTCTTCTGTGGCTCAACAACAATTTCTTCCTCATGGTGATTTGTTAGAAACTCTCGTATAG